A single genomic interval of Spirosoma linguale DSM 74 harbors:
- a CDS encoding glycerate kinase (KEGG: glo:Glov_2685 glycerate kinase~TIGRFAM: glycerate kinase~PFAM: glycerate kinase), which produces MKILLAPDKFKGSLTASAVCAAMADGIRLVLPTAELISVPMADGGEGTAEVLTEGTAGGWHTLTVQDPLGRPVEAGYGISGDGKTAFIEMAQASGLRLLKMAEYDPFQANTYGTGELLAEAIKQGVERIVLGIGGSATNDAGTGMASALGWRFLDETGHELRPCGGNLAQITTIIPPESAWVGSVDVACDVTNPLVGPQGATYIYGPQKGAKPEDLPILDAGMKHLAGLIHQQFGVDLAAMPGAGAAGGLGAGAVLFLKGQLIEGVNLLMQQTKLAVKMAGADLILTGEGRIDHQTLQGKLIAGITRLANEQHIPVIALCGSLQLAPEELGQLGLVSAFSIVPGPVNLDDALVNAADYLKRTTAQVMRLMV; this is translated from the coding sequence ATGAAGATTTTACTGGCTCCCGATAAATTCAAAGGTTCCTTAACGGCGTCGGCCGTTTGCGCTGCCATGGCCGACGGTATCCGGCTGGTCTTACCAACCGCCGAGCTGATTTCTGTACCCATGGCCGACGGGGGAGAGGGTACCGCCGAGGTGTTGACGGAGGGCACTGCCGGAGGCTGGCACACCTTGACCGTTCAGGACCCACTTGGGCGGCCGGTCGAAGCGGGGTATGGTATCTCGGGTGATGGTAAAACGGCCTTTATCGAAATGGCACAGGCATCGGGTCTGCGGTTGTTAAAAATGGCGGAATATGATCCGTTCCAAGCCAATACCTACGGGACGGGTGAGTTGCTTGCGGAGGCTATAAAACAGGGTGTTGAGCGGATTGTGCTGGGTATTGGCGGAAGTGCCACCAACGATGCCGGCACGGGAATGGCATCGGCTCTTGGCTGGCGTTTTCTGGATGAAACGGGACACGAACTTCGGCCCTGTGGCGGTAATCTGGCGCAAATAACGACGATTATCCCGCCGGAATCGGCCTGGGTCGGGTCTGTAGACGTAGCCTGTGATGTAACGAACCCACTTGTCGGGCCGCAGGGGGCTACCTACATCTACGGCCCGCAAAAAGGAGCCAAACCGGAAGATTTGCCCATTCTGGATGCGGGCATGAAACACCTGGCCGGGTTAATTCATCAGCAGTTTGGCGTGGATTTGGCCGCGATGCCGGGAGCCGGTGCCGCCGGTGGCCTGGGGGCCGGTGCCGTTTTGTTCCTCAAGGGTCAACTGATTGAGGGCGTCAACTTATTGATGCAGCAGACAAAATTAGCCGTAAAGATGGCCGGTGCCGATCTGATTCTTACCGGCGAAGGGCGAATTGATCACCAGACCCTGCAAGGCAAACTCATTGCGGGCATCACCCGGCTGGCCAATGAACAGCACATTCCGGTAATTGCCCTGTGTGGTTCGCTGCAACTCGCCCCCGAAGAACTGGGTCAACTGGGGCTAGTCAGTGCCTTTTCCATCGTTCCTGGTCCGGTTAATTTGGATGACGCTCTGGTCAATGCGGCTGATTATTTAAAACGAACTACGGCTCAGGTAATGCGGTTGATGGTATAG
- a CDS encoding hypothetical protein (KEGG: sde:Sde_3885 TetR family transcriptional regulator): MEMLEKIRKAYTEYVLENGKQPTSVFQFAKKLKLTEADFYTHYTSFDAIEADVWLAFFTDAKATVDADETYQSYSVREKLLAFYYTWIELLKAQRSFVVYSYGRLRAESKGQGLRGMTPKAPVLNAFKDEFFDFARDLLAEGRESKEVEPRPFITDRYPNALWGQTLYLLDFWVRDVSKNFEKTDSAIEKSVNTTFDLIGRSPLDTLFDFAKFMYQNK, encoded by the coding sequence ATGGAAATGCTCGAAAAAATCCGCAAAGCGTACACCGAGTACGTATTAGAAAACGGTAAACAACCCACCTCAGTCTTTCAGTTTGCCAAAAAATTAAAACTCACTGAAGCTGACTTCTACACCCACTACACATCCTTCGACGCCATCGAAGCGGATGTCTGGCTTGCTTTCTTCACCGATGCTAAAGCGACTGTCGATGCCGATGAAACGTACCAGAGCTACTCTGTTCGGGAGAAACTCCTGGCGTTTTATTATACCTGGATCGAATTGCTGAAAGCCCAGCGCAGTTTCGTCGTGTACAGCTACGGCCGTCTGCGAGCCGAAAGCAAAGGGCAGGGCCTTCGGGGAATGACGCCGAAAGCACCGGTTCTGAACGCATTCAAGGACGAGTTCTTCGATTTCGCCCGCGATTTGCTGGCTGAAGGCCGGGAGAGTAAAGAGGTCGAACCACGCCCGTTCATCACAGACCGCTACCCGAATGCGCTCTGGGGGCAAACGCTGTACCTGCTCGATTTCTGGGTGCGCGACGTGAGCAAGAACTTCGAGAAAACGGACTCGGCCATCGAGAAGTCAGTCAACACGACCTTCGACCTGATCGGGCGGTCGCCGTTGGATACGCTATTCGACTTCGCCAAGTTTATGTACCAAAATAAATGA
- a CDS encoding oxidoreductase domain protein (PFAM: oxidoreductase domain protein; Semialdehyde dehydrogenase NAD - binding; Oxidoreductase domain~KEGG: ecy:ECSE_1367 putative dehydrogenase): MTRLRAAIIGGGNIADKNHIPALSQLSEQVELVAVCSRDQTKARALADKHGIEHAFDNTGELYRQCSPDVVVICTPNNLHYPQTMEALEHNCHVFCEKPPAISGQNARDMANLAAAKGRVLAYNFQLRQTSEWTLLTRCQEDGLLGDIYHIKAHFLRRRGIPGWGYFTNKAMQGGGALMDLGVHVLDLALCALGYPTPDQVSGNTYDFIGKAGGKGLMGSWDPQTFEVEDAATAYLSFPNKSSIMLSASFALNTQTDKDRNLEIFGSKGGVKLFPFVLHTEVAGELADIQFPYLEETDIQLKNTAAFLDACRGKPSNVCTAEQGAILQEIVERIYQSAAS, encoded by the coding sequence ATGACCCGACTACGAGCTGCCATTATTGGCGGGGGCAATATTGCCGATAAAAACCACATCCCCGCGCTTAGCCAGTTATCCGAACAAGTCGAGCTGGTGGCCGTTTGCAGCCGCGACCAGACCAAAGCCCGCGCCCTTGCCGACAAACATGGGATTGAACACGCGTTCGATAACACCGGTGAGCTATACAGACAGTGTTCGCCGGATGTGGTGGTAATCTGCACGCCCAACAACCTCCATTACCCGCAAACGATGGAAGCGCTGGAACACAACTGCCACGTTTTCTGCGAGAAGCCGCCCGCCATTTCGGGTCAGAATGCCCGCGACATGGCAAATCTGGCCGCTGCGAAAGGGCGGGTGCTAGCGTATAATTTCCAACTCCGGCAAACGAGCGAATGGACCCTCCTGACGCGCTGCCAGGAAGATGGCCTGCTGGGCGACATTTACCACATAAAAGCCCACTTCCTGCGTCGCCGGGGTATTCCGGGCTGGGGGTATTTCACCAATAAGGCCATGCAGGGCGGTGGGGCACTTATGGATTTAGGCGTCCACGTGCTCGATCTGGCCCTTTGCGCTCTTGGCTACCCCACCCCCGATCAGGTGTCGGGCAATACCTATGATTTCATCGGAAAAGCGGGTGGCAAAGGACTAATGGGCAGTTGGGACCCCCAAACGTTCGAGGTCGAAGATGCCGCTACGGCTTACCTCTCATTTCCTAACAAATCGTCAATCATGCTCTCGGCCTCGTTTGCGCTAAATACGCAGACTGATAAAGACCGAAACCTGGAAATCTTCGGCAGCAAAGGCGGGGTGAAGCTTTTCCCCTTCGTGCTGCATACCGAAGTAGCGGGTGAGCTGGCCGATATTCAGTTTCCGTATCTTGAAGAGACAGATATCCAGCTTAAAAATACAGCGGCTTTCCTGGACGCCTGCCGGGGTAAACCGTCTAATGTCTGTACGGCAGAACAGGGCGCTATTTTGCAGGAAATCGTTGAGCGGATCTACCAGTCGGCTGCGAGCTAG
- a CDS encoding ABC-1 domain protein (PFAM: ABC-1 domain protein~KEGG: sde:Sde_3886 unusual protein kinase-like) produces MKIQTSVPTGKVARASQFMKAGVKVGGNYIKHYSKKLMDPSLSKDELHKDNAADIYDALSELKGSALKMAQMLSMDRGLLPVAYSDKFTMAQYSAPPLSGPLVVKTFKTYFGKTPAQLFDKFSIEAVNAASIGQVHQAWKDGRKLAVKVQYPGVADAVSSDLKIAKPLAVRLLNLNERDIDRYMGEVESKLLEETDYELELKRSIEISEACAHISGLVFPKYYPELSSKRILTMDWLDGLHLKEFMKTNPSQDVRDQIGQALWDFYDFQIHTLRQVHADPHPGNFLMRANGTMGVIDFGCVKVIPDFYYDNYFRLVNPDTLDDAALTEEIFENLEFITDEDSPKERQFFSDLFKDMTRMLAEPFAVDSFDFGDDAYFNKVYAFAEGLANVQELKNSKVARGSQDGLYVNRTYYGLYAMLNELKARIVTTKPEWLRSAKEVA; encoded by the coding sequence ATGAAAATCCAGACATCCGTTCCAACAGGAAAAGTTGCGCGTGCCAGTCAGTTTATGAAGGCTGGGGTAAAAGTTGGCGGTAACTATATCAAGCATTATAGTAAGAAGCTGATGGACCCCAGTTTGTCGAAAGATGAACTTCACAAGGATAATGCGGCCGATATTTACGACGCCCTCAGTGAGTTGAAGGGATCGGCTCTTAAAATGGCTCAGATGCTGAGCATGGACCGGGGACTGTTGCCAGTAGCGTATTCCGATAAGTTTACTATGGCCCAGTACTCGGCCCCGCCCTTGTCGGGACCGCTGGTAGTGAAGACGTTTAAAACGTACTTTGGCAAAACACCCGCTCAACTGTTCGATAAGTTCAGCATCGAGGCCGTGAATGCCGCCAGTATTGGTCAGGTGCATCAGGCCTGGAAGGATGGTCGGAAACTGGCCGTAAAAGTACAGTACCCCGGTGTTGCCGATGCGGTAAGCTCCGATTTGAAGATCGCCAAACCATTGGCCGTCCGGCTCTTAAATTTGAACGAACGCGACATTGACCGGTACATGGGCGAAGTAGAGTCCAAACTGCTGGAAGAAACGGATTACGAACTCGAACTGAAGCGGTCCATCGAAATTTCGGAAGCCTGTGCCCACATTTCCGGTCTGGTTTTCCCTAAATACTACCCTGAGTTATCGTCAAAGCGGATTTTGACGATGGACTGGCTCGATGGTCTTCACCTGAAGGAGTTCATGAAAACGAACCCGTCGCAGGATGTTCGCGACCAGATTGGGCAGGCGTTGTGGGACTTTTATGACTTTCAAATACACACCCTGCGGCAGGTGCATGCCGACCCACACCCCGGTAATTTCCTCATGCGCGCCAATGGCACCATGGGCGTCATCGACTTCGGCTGTGTGAAAGTCATCCCTGACTTTTACTACGATAACTACTTCCGGCTCGTTAACCCCGATACCCTGGACGATGCGGCCCTGACGGAAGAAATTTTCGAGAATTTGGAATTTATCACGGATGAGGATTCGCCCAAAGAGCGGCAGTTCTTCTCCGATCTGTTTAAAGATATGACCCGAATGCTGGCCGAGCCATTTGCTGTCGATAGTTTCGACTTTGGGGACGATGCCTACTTTAACAAAGTTTATGCGTTTGCCGAAGGGCTGGCAAATGTGCAGGAATTAAAAAACTCGAAAGTGGCCCGTGGCTCGCAGGATGGCCTGTACGTAAACCGGACGTACTATGGTCTCTACGCCATGCTGAATGAGTTGAAAGCCCGCATCGTAACGACGAAACCCGAATGGCTGCGGTCGGCGAAAGAGGTTGCCTGA
- a CDS encoding protein of unknown function DUF479 (PFAM: protein of unknown function DUF479~KEGG: avn:Avin_37780 hypothetical protein) — protein sequence MNILAHGYLSGPRSSDQYTGLLVGNFIGDFIKGDPASPRHNLLADEITGVRVHRAIDSFTDAHPEVAAVRDLLHPRCHKYAGAAVDIFFDHFLAINFTQLTGESLPEFIGRFYQTLQENTARLPTGAARMAEYMIRQDWLTNYQYTEGVDRSLKGVSRRTAFPSGLDTAIEDLERYYEEIARHFSYFWPSLVGHIQQVRTTLTLFS from the coding sequence ATGAATATACTGGCGCATGGGTATTTATCAGGACCCCGCTCTTCTGACCAGTATACGGGGTTGCTCGTCGGTAATTTCATTGGTGATTTTATTAAAGGCGACCCCGCAAGTCCACGGCATAACCTGCTTGCCGACGAGATTACGGGCGTCCGCGTTCACCGCGCCATCGACTCCTTCACCGATGCTCATCCCGAGGTGGCTGCCGTGCGCGATTTACTCCATCCGCGCTGTCATAAGTATGCTGGAGCGGCTGTCGACATCTTTTTTGACCACTTTCTGGCCATTAATTTCACGCAGCTCACCGGCGAATCACTGCCTGAATTTATCGGTAGGTTTTATCAGACCCTTCAGGAGAATACGGCTCGTCTGCCAACGGGGGCTGCCCGCATGGCCGAGTACATGATCCGGCAGGACTGGCTGACCAATTACCAGTATACGGAAGGGGTCGATCGCTCCCTGAAAGGTGTCTCCCGCCGAACGGCTTTCCCGTCGGGTCTGGATACCGCCATTGAGGATTTAGAGCGCTATTACGAGGAGATTGCAAGACATTTCAGCTATTTTTGGCCTAGCCTGGTCGGTCACATTCAACAGGTACGTACAACATTGACCTTATTCTCATGA
- a CDS encoding CMP/dCMP deaminase zinc-binding protein (PFAM: CMP/dCMP deaminase zinc-binding~KEGG: gbm:Gbem_3026 CMP/dCMP deaminase zinc-binding), whose amino-acid sequence MLPTTDKPVLTTDVSTAPSVKPRFDDIFMDLAVNLAKRSHCIKAQVGAVLTRDTRIISIGYNGPPAGTHNCDEEFPGVGCPRDSKGSCSLALHAEQNAILYAAKNGSEIEGSTIYVTLSPCIACARIIYSMKIARVVFLNSYAEYKGIPSDEGVDFLRRFGVTVERYVSSSGASVGADLPITQPTP is encoded by the coding sequence ATGTTACCAACCACCGATAAACCTGTTTTGACTACTGACGTTAGTACGGCTCCGTCTGTCAAGCCGCGCTTTGATGATATTTTCATGGATCTGGCCGTTAATCTGGCCAAACGCTCGCATTGCATCAAGGCGCAGGTAGGAGCGGTGCTGACCCGCGACACCCGCATTATCTCCATTGGCTACAATGGTCCTCCTGCGGGTACGCACAACTGCGACGAGGAATTTCCCGGCGTTGGGTGCCCCCGCGATTCAAAAGGGTCCTGTTCACTGGCACTTCATGCCGAGCAGAATGCCATTCTCTATGCCGCCAAAAATGGCTCAGAGATCGAAGGGTCTACGATATACGTAACCCTGTCGCCCTGCATTGCCTGCGCCCGGATTATCTACAGCATGAAAATTGCCCGAGTCGTTTTCCTAAATTCCTACGCCGAATACAAGGGAATCCCTTCCGACGAGGGCGTTGATTTTCTGCGTCGGTTTGGCGTAACGGTCGAACGGTATGTGTCCAGTTCAGGGGCCAGTGTCGGGGCTGATTTGCCCATTACTCAACCAACGCCATGA
- a CDS encoding hypothetical protein (KEGG: mca:MCA0315 hypothetical protein): MIKLTSLFCSLFLLISLHAFSQYGGYGGGYGGYGGRMGGMSQNMPSSPPRASVPNIAGDMAMKETKWLKENLDLSKDQAKAVKQLNNEYASQQQDAIKDIIGTGGGRPSPEAIKQVRDVMMMFNEEKEEKLKPILTPEQWNLYQSKKEAMQKEIGGWRPAAPKKDSLSKAPNQP; this comes from the coding sequence ATGATTAAACTAACATCGCTTTTTTGTAGCCTTTTCCTACTTATCAGTCTCCATGCTTTTAGCCAATATGGCGGATATGGTGGGGGGTACGGCGGGTATGGTGGCCGGATGGGCGGCATGAGTCAAAATATGCCCAGCAGCCCACCACGTGCTTCGGTGCCGAACATTGCAGGCGACATGGCCATGAAAGAAACGAAATGGCTGAAAGAAAATCTGGACCTGAGCAAAGACCAGGCAAAAGCGGTCAAACAACTGAACAATGAGTACGCCAGCCAACAACAAGATGCCATTAAAGACATTATTGGAACGGGTGGTGGCCGACCTTCGCCCGAGGCCATCAAGCAGGTGCGGGATGTGATGATGATGTTTAACGAAGAAAAGGAAGAAAAGTTGAAGCCAATCCTTACGCCAGAACAATGGAACCTGTATCAGTCAAAGAAGGAGGCCATGCAAAAGGAAATTGGCGGCTGGCGGCCAGCAGCGCCCAAAAAAGACTCACTGAGTAAAGCGCCCAATCAACCCTAG